A window from Caldanaerobius fijiensis DSM 17918 encodes these proteins:
- the rnhA gene encoding ribonuclease HI, whose amino-acid sequence MKKVTIYTDGACSGNPGPGAWAAILIYNEHKKEIVGYEDLTTNNRMELKAAIEALKSLKEPCDVTLYSDSSYLINAFNQNWLVNWQKRNWIKADKQPVENKDLWIELLDLSSKHRIKWVKVKGHTDNEYNNRCDKLATSEIKKHKIST is encoded by the coding sequence TTGAAAAAAGTTACCATTTATACTGATGGTGCCTGTAGTGGTAACCCAGGCCCTGGTGCCTGGGCTGCCATCTTGATATATAATGAGCATAAAAAAGAAATCGTTGGGTATGAGGATCTTACAACAAATAATAGAATGGAACTAAAAGCGGCTATTGAAGCTTTAAAGTCTCTTAAAGAACCGTGTGATGTTACGTTGTACAGCGATAGCAGTTATCTTATTAATGCTTTTAACCAAAATTGGTTAGTAAATTGGCAAAAAAGAAATTGGATAAAAGCAGATAAACAACCTGTTGAAAATAAAGATTTATGGATAGAGCTTTTGGATCTTTCTTCAAAACATCGTATTAAATGGGTAAAAGTAAAGGGCCATACCGATAATGAATACAATAATAGGTGTGATAAGCTGGCAACGAGCGAAATAAAAAAACATAAAATTTCTACTTGA
- the proC gene encoding pyrroline-5-carboxylate reductase, whose translation MSDRKIGIIGCGNMGSAILASFVESRKVLSYNIWVYDVSNERLKTMKEKYDINIASNSVELAELCDEIILAVKPDVVEKVLSEISNKISGSKILISIVAGKSIDYIKRFIKADAKIIRLMPNTPALIGQGVIAMTAEGPIEDDEFLHIKELLTTLGLVVEVDEKYMDAITGISGSSPAYVFMFIEALADAGVYAGLPRDISYQIAAQAVMGSAALVLKTGKHPGVLKDMVCSPGGTTIEAVRELERNGFRSAVIEAVISCVKKSKTL comes from the coding sequence ATGTCCGATAGAAAAATAGGCATCATTGGCTGCGGCAATATGGGTAGTGCGATTTTGGCATCATTTGTAGAATCGCGAAAGGTACTTAGTTATAATATTTGGGTATATGATGTATCAAATGAGAGACTTAAAACCATGAAAGAAAAATACGATATCAATATAGCATCAAATAGTGTTGAATTAGCAGAGTTATGTGATGAAATTATATTGGCTGTAAAACCTGATGTAGTCGAAAAAGTACTTAGCGAAATATCCAATAAGATTTCAGGTAGTAAGATATTGATTTCAATAGTTGCCGGTAAAAGTATTGATTATATAAAAAGGTTTATAAAAGCTGACGCGAAGATCATTCGGTTAATGCCTAATACACCTGCATTAATTGGTCAAGGTGTTATTGCAATGACTGCAGAGGGTCCTATAGAGGATGATGAATTTTTGCATATCAAAGAACTTTTAACAACATTGGGATTAGTTGTGGAAGTAGACGAAAAGTATATGGATGCTATTACAGGGATAAGTGGAAGTAGTCCTGCTTATGTTTTTATGTTTATTGAAGCATTAGCAGACGCAGGGGTATATGCTGGGTTACCGCGGGATATATCTTACCAAATAGCCGCACAGGCTGTTATGGGTTCTGCAGCATTAGTTTTAAAAACAGGTAAGCATCCTGGAGTTTTAAAAGATATGGTTTGTTCTCCAGGCGGGACTACCATAGAAGCAGTGAGAGAATTAGAAAGGAATGGCTTTAGATCTGCGGTGATAGAAGCAGTAATATCTTGTGTCAAAAAGTCAAAAACGCTATAA
- the miaA gene encoding tRNA (adenosine(37)-N6)-dimethylallyltransferase MiaA — MIPLIVIVGPTAVGKTEISIDIALRLNGEIVSADSMQIYKYMDIGTAKPTIEERKGVPHFMIDIITPDQEFSVALYKEMASKIIKEIHERGHMPILTGGTGLYVNSIINIMDFSSTADWRLREELKEQAKMYGNEYLYNKLREIDPITSARLHPNDIRRIIRALEVYKLTGKPISYYQLTTQNRPNPDYDVLMIGLTMDREKLYNRIEARVDKMIRAGLVDEVRWLCEKGYKDNMIAMQGLGYKEIIRYLDGQCTLEEAINTLKRNTRRYAKRQLTWFRRDKRIHWIYVDQFSSKEEIIKNILELVAEKYNLR; from the coding sequence ATGATTCCACTTATAGTAATAGTAGGACCAACTGCAGTGGGTAAAACAGAAATATCTATAGATATTGCTTTAAGGCTAAATGGTGAAATTGTCTCTGCAGATTCTATGCAAATATATAAGTATATGGATATAGGAACAGCTAAGCCTACCATAGAGGAGCGAAAAGGAGTTCCTCACTTTATGATAGATATTATAACGCCAGATCAGGAATTCAGTGTAGCACTCTATAAAGAGATGGCAAGCAAGATTATAAAAGAAATACATGAAAGAGGACATATGCCTATTTTAACCGGAGGAACGGGATTATACGTTAATTCTATCATCAATATAATGGATTTTTCATCTACCGCTGATTGGCGACTGCGAGAAGAGTTAAAGGAACAAGCTAAGATGTATGGAAATGAGTATCTGTATAACAAACTAAGGGAAATTGATCCGATTACATCTGCAAGGTTACATCCAAATGATATAAGAAGAATAATTAGGGCACTAGAAGTATATAAATTGACAGGCAAACCGATATCCTATTATCAGCTTACAACCCAAAATCGTCCTAACCCTGATTACGACGTACTTATGATCGGTTTGACAATGGATAGAGAAAAATTATACAATAGGATTGAAGCAAGAGTTGATAAAATGATCAGAGCAGGTCTTGTAGATGAAGTCAGATGGCTTTGTGAAAAAGGTTACAAAGACAATATGATAGCAATGCAAGGTCTTGGGTATAAAGAAATTATCAGATATTTAGATGGACAGTGTACACTGGAAGAAGCTATAAATACCTTAAAAAGAAATACGCGGAGATATGCTAAAAGACAGCTTACGTGGTTTAGAAGGGATAAGAGAATTCATTGGATTTATGTAGATCAATTTAGTAGCAAAGAAGAAATTATAAAAAACATTTTAGAATTAGTTGCAGAAAAATACAATTTGAGATAG
- a CDS encoding DUF554 domain-containing protein has protein sequence MLGTLVNVVAILVGSTCGIFLKKGIPERFKMVIMQGLSLSVMIIGLYNALKYNNLLLVIISLVIGGIIGEAIDIENRLNTISTAVQNKIGNDKDVNITKGFITASLIFCVGAMAIVGALKDGLVGDHSILYAKSMLDGIASVIFASTFGIGVIFSSLMVFAYQGLITLLASTLKTLLTNPVISDMSAIGGILILGISLNMLEIKNIKVGNLLPAIFIPIIYQLITMIFHI, from the coding sequence ATGTTAGGAACTCTGGTCAATGTAGTGGCAATTTTAGTGGGAAGTACTTGTGGGATATTTCTCAAAAAGGGTATACCTGAAAGGTTCAAAATGGTTATTATGCAAGGATTATCATTAAGTGTCATGATTATCGGATTATATAATGCTTTAAAATATAATAATTTATTATTGGTTATTATAAGTCTTGTTATTGGAGGAATAATAGGCGAGGCAATTGATATTGAAAATCGCTTAAATACAATAAGTACTGCGGTGCAAAATAAAATAGGCAATGATAAAGATGTAAATATAACTAAGGGATTTATTACAGCTAGTTTAATTTTTTGTGTTGGTGCGATGGCTATTGTTGGTGCTTTAAAAGATGGCCTTGTCGGGGATCATAGTATATTATATGCAAAGTCGATGTTAGACGGTATCGCATCAGTTATCTTTGCATCAACATTTGGAATTGGAGTGATTTTTTCATCTTTAATGGTTTTTGCATATCAGGGTCTTATAACATTATTAGCATCAACTTTAAAGACTCTTCTAACAAACCCTGTGATTTCTGATATGTCAGCAATCGGTGGAATTTTAATATTAGGCATTTCTTTAAATATGCTTGAAATAAAAAATATAAAAGTAGGTAATTTACTTCCGGCAATATTTATACCTATTATATATCAATTAATAACTATGATTTTTCATATATGA
- the hfq gene encoding RNA chaperone Hfq gives MNNTKQAINLQDVFLNQIRKEHIPVTIYLVSGYQLRGTVKGFDNFTIVLENESKQQQLVYKHAISTISPAKSVVFNNNEKTEKSE, from the coding sequence ATGAACAATACAAAACAAGCAATAAATTTACAAGATGTGTTTTTAAATCAGATAAGAAAAGAGCATATACCAGTAACTATTTATCTTGTGAGTGGTTACCAACTGAGAGGAACTGTAAAGGGATTTGATAACTTTACTATAGTTCTTGAAAATGAATCCAAGCAACAACAACTGGTATATAAACACGCTATTTCTACAATATCTCCTGCAAAAAGTGTTGTTTTTAATAATAACGAAAAGACCGAAAAGAGTGAGTAA